The following proteins are co-located in the Sporosarcina pasteurii genome:
- a CDS encoding aromatic-ring-hydroxylating dioxygenase subunit beta, whose translation MQEKIILQYEIEQWLYKEAELLDELNFDAWYELLDEEIKYIMPLRINQMEESKPDYSEATLLFDDDSTTLRLRIDRLKTDMAWAELPPSRTRRNVSNVKIKEVSGNEVTVRSNLLLYRSRSTDTTADLISGEREDVLRNENGKWKLVSRWFLADQTSLATRNLAIFV comes from the coding sequence ATGCAGGAAAAAATTATTCTGCAATATGAAATAGAACAATGGCTCTATAAAGAAGCAGAGCTTTTGGATGAATTGAATTTTGATGCTTGGTATGAACTGTTGGATGAAGAAATCAAGTATATAATGCCTTTAAGAATTAACCAAATGGAAGAGTCAAAACCTGATTACTCAGAAGCGACATTACTCTTTGACGATGATTCAACAACTTTGAGACTCCGGATTGACCGGTTGAAAACAGATATGGCGTGGGCTGAATTGCCGCCGTCACGCACAAGAAGAAATGTGTCGAATGTGAAGATTAAAGAAGTGTCGGGAAATGAGGTAACTGTACGTAGTAATTTGCTGTTGTATAGAAGTAGAAGTACGGATACGACTGCTGACCTAATCTCAGGAGAGCGTGAAGATGTGCTTCGTAATGAAAACGGTAAATGGAAGTTAGTGTCACGCTGGTTCTTAGCGGATCAGACTTCTTTAGCTACGAGAAACTTGGCGATTTTTGTTTGA